A region from the Sandaracinus amylolyticus genome encodes:
- a CDS encoding Kazal-type serine protease inhibitor family protein, translated as MRSNRALGVFFVLAGVLAACGGGNGGTSGGGAGGGQHAGGDSCDESACGPRPQMPNSPCADGVTVAGPACARDANGRCAWIVRECPPGEPTGGGGGAAGGGAMCGGIAGVQCPTGQFCNFGSHCGAGDQSGTCQAQPEVCAEIYQPVCGCDGRTYGNECDANRAGVSVASQGECTAAGGGGAAGGERACGSRGMAPCGADEFCDWAASAQCGATDVPGVCRPRPQMCTREFAPVCGCDGQTHPTRCVANSQGVSVAHDGPC; from the coding sequence ATGCGTTCGAACCGAGCTCTGGGTGTCTTCTTCGTGCTCGCGGGTGTGCTCGCGGCGTGTGGCGGTGGGAACGGCGGGACGTCGGGCGGTGGCGCCGGCGGCGGTCAGCACGCCGGCGGTGACTCGTGCGACGAGAGCGCCTGCGGGCCGCGCCCGCAGATGCCGAACAGCCCCTGCGCGGACGGCGTGACGGTCGCCGGGCCGGCGTGCGCGCGCGACGCGAACGGGCGCTGTGCCTGGATCGTCCGGGAGTGCCCGCCGGGCGAGCCGACGGGCGGCGGCGGGGGCGCGGCGGGCGGCGGCGCGATGTGCGGCGGGATCGCGGGCGTGCAGTGTCCGACGGGCCAGTTCTGCAACTTCGGCAGCCACTGCGGCGCCGGCGACCAGAGCGGGACGTGCCAGGCGCAGCCCGAGGTGTGCGCCGAGATCTACCAGCCGGTGTGCGGCTGCGACGGGCGCACGTACGGCAACGAGTGCGACGCGAACCGCGCGGGCGTGAGCGTCGCGTCGCAGGGTGAGTGCACCGCGGCGGGCGGTGGCGGCGCAGCCGGCGGAGAGCGCGCCTGCGGCAGCCGCGGCATGGCGCCCTGCGGGGCGGACGAGTTCTGCGACTGGGCGGCGTCGGCGCAGTGCGGAGCGACCGACGTGCCGGGTGTGTGCCGGCCGCGCCCCCAGATGTGCACCCGTGAATTCGCGCCCGTGTGCGGCTGCGACGGGCAGACGCATCCCACGCGCTGCGTCGCGAACTCGCAGGGCGTCTCGGTCGCCCACGACGGCCCCTGCTGA